CTTTAatgaaaaagcactttttactgccctaccgacagcagctacCACTACACCCTGGAGTGCGTGTCGGTAGGGATCCGATTTTTAAATTCCACTCATTGTTTACGTTTTTAAATGATGCATGCAGTTTTCACTGCATATTTTAAGGTGATCTATAGCAGGACATGTGGTGACTACATCTCCGCCATAGTCTTATTACACTACCTTTTGATATTCATtttcactgcacatatttcatgacactgtcataattttaataCTTATATTTTACCCACTATAGCGTGAGGAACTTTAAGGCCTCTTTACAGCCACTCATCATTTACAATGTCATTGTCCATATCTCTCGTCTACCTAAATGGCGCTCTCTGGCCATCAATTGGCCTTTGcaccataaagcgccacacatcatcatcatcacttgcgCACGAGCTTGCAACGAAAACATCTGTAGGCTCGTCTGTCAACCACTCTGAATGACCATCCTCAACGTTTGAGGGGAAAACACAAGGAGCGCATGCATCCGCCAGCAGTGGAACAGACAAGCTCGAGCGCTTGTTAGTTTAGTAGTTTCAGGACTTAACGTTTCTCGCGTAGACTGCGAGAATGTCTTTAGAAACTGGTGAAGCGATGGTTGTAAGTGCGCGCAGTATGAAATGTTTGACTGACCATATATTGCTCGGTTGGCAAACTGTACTTCAGTTACGAGAGCAAGCATTCATTACcgagtaaactttttttttcgcctgaaCAACCAGGAGAAGCGCAGAGGTTTTTTATGCCTACTTGAATGAGAACGCTCGCTGAAGAGCGACGAAGGAATTGTATAACAGTGGACGGACTGCTCTTCTCATTATGTCGACATCATGTGGATAACACAATACGTCACTTTTTCCTGGCACATGCCGGGACTCTCGAATAAACGAATTAGTTGGTATTGCTGAATGAAGGGACATGAAAGGCAAGAAACAGTTTATTAGGGAGTGAGAAGTGAGGCCGTGAAAACGCCTAAAGCTTCAATATTTTGCAAAACAGCACTTCCTTACTGGAGAAAGTAAATGCAGGACATGATTCACCTCACAGCAATTTAGAAGGCACACCTGGTGACTTGGCAGAGCTTGGTTTTGATTGGTTTTTGTGGTTCTTAAAAAACTTGGGCTCTTATGCAAGTTCAATCTTCAGCATAATTACTAACGTGCTGAAACTACCCATGACAGATTAGAAGCATTTTAATGCAAAACAATGTGAAATAAAATCCTTGCAATTCTGTCTtattcttgtcaaaaagaaattGATAACTACGCAAGTTCTCTTTTCGCAGGACTACGCTGCACTAAGTCTTCTTGCTTCGTTGCGTCATCTGTGCAGTGCTGCTAATGTTAAAAAGGAAAACTTTTTTTCGGTACGGACTATCTGAACTGTGCCAACGAAATTCCGATTACTATTAAGTGTCTTCCCTTCAAACTAAGCATTTTCTTAGCACAAAAGCAGTACGAGGTTTCTTGGACTATATGGTAAATATACACGTCGAGTAGACTGCCTTTAGCGTAACTTGGCTCCTTTTCGACTTGCGCATTGCGCTACTCGGTTTTGGTCAATTACCTTGAAGCGAACGCTATCGGGTGGCGCGCACCATTACGTTGTTCTTGGAAAAGGAAGGCCCCAAGACCAAATGAGGAGGTATCCACCGAAAGAATTGGGGGAAGTCCTGGATCTTACATGACCATACGGTTTGCCGAGCAGACAAGAGCTTTTAAGCTATCGAAAGCTGTGTTCTGAGATGGACCCCAAACCAATTCAGTCTATTTCTGCAAAAGCACCCGTAGTAGGGCAGTGGTTTGCGCTAAGTTCGACAAAAAGTGGCTTAGGTGATTGGCATTGCCGAGAACACTGCGCAATTGTGAAATATTCGAGGGCGGATTCAGCTCTTTATTAGCTCAGAGTTTAGCCGTATCAGGCTGTACGCCTTCTTCACTTAGAAAGGGACCCAAAAAGCTCATGCTTCGTGCTCCAAATACACACTTGCTTTGTTAAGCGTAACATTAGACTTGACCAACCTAGCTAAGACATTTGATAGCCTAGAATCATGTTGCCCATTGCTGTCGCCAAATATGAGAATATCGTCCATCAGGTTAACGACACCAGCAAGGCCTGTCAGTATTTCAGACATTCTCCTTAGAAAGTACTCTGGGCTGAAGTAATACCAAACGGCAACCGATTTAAACAATACTGCCCAAACGGCGTAATGAACCTGGTCAGTAGTTTTGAGGCCTTGTTGAGTTGCACCTTGTGGAATCCGGAATGTCCGTCTAGTTTGGAAAACCATTTCACGCCGGCAAGTCTACAGTAGGCAACGTATGCCTTTCTCTTAGGACAAACTTGTTCAACTGCATAAGGTCGACACAGATCTATAGGTCTCCCGAAGACTTTTGTACGGGAAAACCACCAGCACACCATTCGGTTGGCTCTTTGACTGCCTGAAAACGCCCCTTTGTTCCATCTTAGCCACATTCTGCTTCACAGGTTCCTGAAGCGGTATAGGAATCCTGCGTGGTGCGCTTACTGCAAATGGACATGCGTCTGGTTTTAGCCTGATTGTATACTCCCCGGGCATACAGCCTAAGTCTTCAAAAACCTGAGGGCACAAAACCTCGAAGTCAAGTTTTTTCTCAGTGACAGAGTCAGCGAACTTAATAACTCCTAATGCTTCCAAAGCTGGCAACCCTAGCAGTACATTGCGCAAGGGTTTGACGACATAAAATGTTTGGCGAGAAGTTTGAAACTTCTCCAGAACAATTAGTCGGGCACCACAAGCACCTGTCAAGATGTCGTCGGCCTTTTCTAAGCTCGTGGCAAGTCCAGAAAACGATGCTGGAATTACGGACTCTTCTTCCCCAAAGTCAACCTTTGCGAAAACAGGCACTGCATTAACAAATACCTGAACGTAACGTGCCTTGGCACCAGGCGCCTCTACTGCGCCTAGAAAAATTTTACGAGTGTCTTTTTTTACGGACGACACTCGTACCTTTCGCTTGTTCCTTGGAGAAGTCCCTTTGAGGCACACGTACCTTTCCAAAACGTCCCTTTACGACACAGTTAAAGCACTCCTGTGCTCTAGCTGGACAGTCTGTCCTAGCGCGGGAGTGACCGCCGCAGAATATGCACTGTCTTTCGAAACGAAGTGCTGGCGGCCGGGTGTCCTCACTGTGGCACGGTTTCATGCGGTGACCCATTGTTTCAACGCTGACTTCTTGACATAGATTGAACTGAGTGCTGTCGTGAACCTCGTTGGAGTTGCGAAGCTCTGCTTGTTGCTGCTGAACTGTCTCTTTCAGGCGGGCCTTCACTAGAGCTGTCGCGAGAGATAGCTCCGGGTCCATTTGAAGTGACTCGGAAAGTTTTTTGTCCCGCAGGCCAAAGACGAACCGGTCTCGGATGAGGTGCCCCTTGAATCCTCCGAAGTCGCATTTTTCCGCCAAGATGTGCAGAGCTGTCATGAACTGGTCAATAGACTCGCCCGGCATCTGGTGCCGCTTGTGAAAGCAAGCGCTCTCGTACACAATGTTGGTCTGCTTGGTGAAGTACTCGTCGAACTTTTTTGACCAGCTCGAACTTCTTCGTATCTTCTGCAGAGACATTGAAGGTAACGAAGATGCCCCTTTCTTGCTGTTTCATGGTGTGCAGCAGAGTACTTGCGCCTCCTCCGAGCACTCATTCAGGCCAGCGCCTCCTAGAATTTGCAAGGCCTCTTCACTCCCTTTGTTTCCTTGTCTCACGTCAGCACACCTAGCCCGACGAACCGGTGGGCATTGTGAGGACCGGTTGGAGACTGCAGGCTCAGTGAGTCCATTCGTTAGGGCGAGCCTGTTAGAACTTGTTTGGGCCTGACACAGCAAGGTACTACGCTGCACAAGAATTTTGAAATAGTGCTGGTGAACCTTCTTTGGAGATTTGTGCAAGTCTCGACCCTGGCTGTGTTAATTGGAGTTCAAGCAGTGAAGTTTGTTCGCGTGAAATTACCAGGAAGTTCACAGGATGGGCCGCTGCTGCGTGCCGAACTGTCATGGAGACCATGACGGTGGACCGAAGGTACGTTTGTCCTCCTTCCCTAAAGACGACCGCAGGATACAATGGAAACGCGCCAATCGACACTTTGCGTGATCCGAAGGTAAAAATTAAAAATTTTTAACAATAAACCTTCACATAAAGCGAATTCTTTGTCGCAGATCTGTGCTAGGGCAGCGCATTACGGAGCAGCGTCACTCTAGATCTCAATCCTTCCTAATTATAACGTTCTAGAAATTAATTCAGGCAGAAAAACTTATATAAAATGTTGCTAAAAATTTTAAAACAATTTCTATGCTTCTGCATATCGCAGGTCTGCGAACTTCATTTCAAAGCAGAGTATTTGAGGACTACTACCACACACACGAATAGCAACGGAAACACTATAGAAGTTCTTGTGAGCCTTACTCGACTAACCAATGATTCAGTGCCGACGATGTTTTCGAACAACTCCGCTTACCTATACGACTGGGCTCCCGTTCGCAAGGAGCCTGACGCAAAACGAAAGCGCCATGAGGCACACCAGCGACAAAAGGGCATTCAGATGTCACTTGTTTCGCACGTAAATGAGGAATGCAAGAATGGAGTGGCATCTTTCGAGCAGCTCGTGTCACAACTCTCACAACTTAAGTTGTCCGACTATTGGATAGTGAGCAGCACGGAAGCTGCTGTTATGTTTCTGCATATTCAGAGTAACACACTACCTCCAGAGGTTGAACGTTCTGTGGTTGTTTCCGATGTATTGCACATTTCTGCCTACTAGAAAAAGATGAAGCTGCGCATTGCtgatgttccctttcataaacacTAGAAGGCATTCGGAGCTTGCAGACTATTCTTGAAAGTGTGCAGCATTTCGATGCTTCAGACGTCTGCGAAAAAGCAGAAAAATTGAAAGCCTGCttccactttatttttttctattcttgATGACTTTTCTATTGGTGACCTGCTACCAGAAGAGAAATTAGAAGCGTTTGAGTTTCTGAAAGAACAGTTGTGCCTTCTACTTGAAGAGCGACGAGCTATGAGATAATATTCAAATCTTTTTATACTAGCTCGCATTTTTCTTACGATCTCTCCTCACGCATACAAAGTCATTCGCAAGACTGGGAAATTAATGTGACCTCATCCTTCACAATACTAAGGCTGTGCAGCAAGTACAATGCAAGTCCTGCAAACGAACAAAGCAATGAAGGCTTTTTGCAATAGATTACAAAAAAGATGAGCCTTCTAAAGCCCCACGAAAAAATCGTAACGCACTTGTGAAATGAAATACGCATACAGCATTATTTTGCGTATAAGGGTGGCTCATTAACAGGGACGGCATCAAATTCCTGGGAAGCATTAAAAACAGCACACGTGTTCACGACAAATTCATTGCTTTCTACGCACAAAGATGTGGTAACCATCATTCCTGTTTTTAGCATTGAAGCCAGCCATTTCCACGACATCCTGTAAAAGTAAATTAGGGTCTGGAAAAAGCAGGGCTTAATGTATCTGCCGTTATCACTGATAACAACGCTGTGAACTGAAAAgtaatgtcattttttttcaaaaaacaacACGATAGACATTGTGTACCCACATTCAGCAGACGATTCAAGGCCGCTATTTTTTGTTGTCGATACAGTGTATTTAATAAAGTGCATCGGTAACAACTGGTTGAACCAGAAAAATGaaggctgttttattttttatccCGAATTTTCAAGTACGACATCACAGGTGCAAGTGAAGAAAGCAACATTTCAGACACTTCGTGAAGTGTACGCTTCCGAGCAACACAATCTCTCGAAGCTTGGATACAAATTTACTTTTAAGGCTTTCAACCCTTCTAACACCGAAAGACAAAACGTGAAGCTAGCACTGAAAGTGATCAGTCCATTCATTGCAGAAGCACTGAAACTTATGGTGCAAAGCTTGGTTTAAGTTGTGCCCGATAAACTGCTGAATTTATTGAATTAATACACAAGTGGTGGTGCGTTGAGCACACTAAAACACCATCTAAAGGCAAGCG
Above is a window of Rhipicephalus microplus isolate Deutch F79 chromosome 1, USDA_Rmic, whole genome shotgun sequence DNA encoding:
- the LOC119177945 gene encoding uncharacterized protein LOC119177945, with protein sequence MSLQKIRRSSSWSKKFDEYFTKQTNIVYESACFHKRHQMPGESIDQFMTALHILAEKCDFGGFKGHLIRDRFVFGLRDKKLSESLQMDPELSLATALVKARLKETVQQQQAELRNSNEVHDSTQFNLCQEVSVETMGHRMKPCHSEDTRPPALRFERQCIFCGGHSRARTDCPARAQECFNCVVKGRFGKWSVVQQTLKSPGPFEQKSEQFRLLQPEALQAQPQSHFV